TTTTTGCGATATTTTTATCTTTCTCAACTCACTGATGCTAAGGCATCGCCTCGTCTCAAAAAATAAAAATCTCATCAAAAATCTTAGAAATCATAAAATTTGATAGTTTTCTTAGAGGCACTAGTTATTGTTCTTTTTCATTAAAAATTTCAAAATATTCTTTAAAAATAAACTTTCTATTTCTTTTAAAGCCTGTGTATTCTTCAATTATTTTCAATTCAACAAAGTTTGTTAATAATCTATTTGCTGTTGAATGTGCAATTTGAAGTTCTTCAACCAACTTACTTGCTGTAATTATGGGATTCTCAAATAATATTTTCAGAACAGAAATACCTTTCTCTGTTTTACTACCAAGTTTTGCTAATCTATTTTTCTCAATATCTGCTTTTAGATCTATTATATCTTTAAAAACTTGAATTGATGACTTTGATGTTTCAACTACCCCAACAAGAAAAAACTTAATCCACTGTTCTAAATCGTTTTTTAATCTCACATTCATTAAATTGTCATAATAGTAACTTCTATGTTTTTCAAAAAAATCAGATAAGTATAGTGCTGGTTTTCTCAAAACTTCATTACTAACAAGGTATAGGGTTATTAATAGTCGACCTAATCTACCATTTCCATCAAGAAAAGGGTGTATTGTTTCAAATTGATAGTGTGCTATTGCAATTCTTATTAAATGAGGAACATAAATATCACGATTATTTAAAAAGGCTTCTAAATCTCCCATCAAATCAGATACTTCTGTATGGTGAGGTGGAATATAAACAGCATCTTTTAAAGTTGCTCCCAAGCAATTTTGGCTTTTCCGAAACTCTCCTAGCAATTTATGTTTTCCTCTTACTCCTTTTAACAATACTTTATGAGTATTTCTTAAAAGTCTATTTGATAGAGGCAAGCTTTCAAGTTCCGAAATGGAATAATTAATTGCATTAATATAGTTTTGAACTTCGTTCCAATCGTCTCTTTTTTCGGGATCAATATCATTCTCCTTTAAAAGAGCTTCTTCCATATTTGTTTTTGTTCCTTCTATACTACTTGATGTTGTTGCTTCTTTTGAG
Above is a genomic segment from Bacteroidota bacterium containing:
- a CDS encoding Fic family protein — its product is MDIKNFIAGKYRKQLEYSSFHPEKVSKEWIISSPQINQLLSEADRLLGELNAFSQLIPDVDFFIKMHISKEATTSSSIEGTKTNMEEALLKENDIDPEKRDDWNEVQNYINAINYSISELESLPLSNRLLRNTHKVLLKGVRGKHKLLGEFRKSQNCLGATLKDAVYIPPHHTEVSDLMGDLEAFLNNRDIYVPHLIRIAIAHYQFETIHPFLDGNGRLGRLLITLYLVSNEVLRKPALYLSDFFEKHRSYYYDNLMNVRLKNDLEQWIKFFLVGVVETSKSSIQVFKDIIDLKADIEKNRLAKLGSKTEKGISVLKILFENPIITASKLVEELQIAHSTANRLLTNFVELKIIEEYTGFKRNRKFIFKEYFEIFNEKEQ